CAAGCCGTCCACGGCCGCGTCGCTCTTCATGCTGCAGGAGCTGAACGGCGCGTACGCGGACACCTACGGGTTCCTCGGCAGCGGCTACACCTTCAAGGTGCCGGCCGGTACGTATTCCATGGCGTCCTGGATCTCCAAGCGGGACGCGGCCGGACTGGAGATCGACACCTCGATCGTCGGTGATCCCGAGATCGAGGTCGACAAGGACACCGAGGTCGTCCTCGACGCCCGCAAGGCGGTCGAGATCAAGCCGAAGACCAAGGAGGACTCCGAGTTCCGGGGCTTCAGCACCACCTGGCACCGGGAAGGTCCGGGCACTGGCCTGGGGGTGACCTACAGCCAGGGCTGGTGGACCGACCACGTCTATGTGGCGCCCACCGAGCAGGTCACCCAGGGCGTGTTCGAGTTCTCCTCGAAGTTCCGTCTGTACGCCAAGGAGCTGACGGCGAGCGTCACCGGCCCGGAGAAGTACGCGCTGCCCCTCGACTACGCGCAGACGTACAGCGGCCTCCCCGTGAAGGTCAGCGGTGATCACACGGTGCGGGCGGTGGACGCGGGCGCCGGAGCCGCGGCCGACTTCAAGGGACTCGACGTCAAGGGCAAGGTGGCGGTCGTCCACGTGGGCGCCGGCAAGAGGGCGGACGAGGCGCTGGCCAACGCGACGGCGGCCGGGGCCGGTTACGTCCTCGCCTACCAGGAGAAGCCCGGGTACTGGCTGGGCTCCGTGCAGAGCATGACCATCCCGCTGATGCTCGCCACCGGCGAGGACGGCGCGAAGCTCGGCGCCCTGCTGAAGAGCGGGAAGAAGGTCAAGCTGAAGCTGGCCGGCACGCCGGTCAGTCCGTACGTGTACAGCGTGATGTTCCCGCAGGTGGGGGGCGTCTCGGCCAACCAGACGTACAACCTGAACAGCTCCAACACGGTGAAGCAGACGGTTCGCTACCTCGGGGCCCGGGCCGGTGATGTCGGCAAGGACGCCGTGTACCGGTACCGCCCCTGGCAGTCGGCCGACATCGCGACCACCAACAACGTACAGCTCGGCACAGAGCGCACCGAGTACTACAACGTCTCCGACACCCGGATCTGGCACGCCGTCTATCCCAACTGGAAGGCGGCCCAGCCTCAGCGGGGTGTCGTGCGGACCTTCGACAAGGCGGGCAAGCAGCCCGCCGAGGACTGGCTGGGCCAGGTCGTCCGCCCGGCGACCGCCCAGCAGTACGGCCTCTCCCAGCGCACCGGTGACAAACTCACCTTCCGCATCCCGGAGTTGAGCGATGCGACACCGGGCCACTACGGATCCGTGGACAACGTCCTGGACACCGCGAAGGGCAAGCTGTACGCGGACGGGCAGTTGGTCGGCGACACCGCGCTCGGCGGCTACGGCACCTTCACCGTCCCGGCGGCGAAGTCCTCGTACCGCCTCGTGGTCGACACACAGCGCACGGCCGACTGGGCGGCGTACTCCACCGGAACCCACACCGAATGGTCCTTCGCCTCGGCGCACACGGACCAGCAGACGGCGCTCGGGCTGCTCTCGGTCGACTACGACGTGGCCGGACTCAGCCTCCTCAACAGCGCCGGGGCCGGACACACGTCGAAGCTCGGCCTCTCCCTCCGGAACCAGTCGGGCGGCGTCACCGCCGGTTCCCTGAAGGCCTGGGTCTCGTACGACGACGGCACCTCCTGGAAGGAAGTGAAGGTCAAGAACGGCAAGGCGGAGCTCAAGCACCCGAAGAAGAGCGCCGGGTTCGTGTCACTGCGCGTACGGGCCGCCGACCGGGACGGCAACACGATCGACCAGACGATCGCACGGGCGTTCGGCCTGAAGTAGACGACCTCGGTCAAACATTGCGAAAATCCTTAACAAAGATCGTCTAACGTGCCGGGCCATGGTGAACACGGCATACGACACGGCAAGGGAGACCCCTGCCGCGAGCCCCTGGGCCGCGGTGGGGGTCTCCGCGTTCGACGAGCTGTTGTATCAGGCCATCCTCAACCAGCCCGACGCCGGCGCGGCCGGCTGGGCGCTGCTGACCGGTGCCTCCCCGGCCCGGGTCCGCGAGGCCTGCAACCGGCTTCTCACGCTCGGTCTGCTGCAACCACCGGACTCCATGGGCGGATTACGGGCGGTCGACCCCCGGGTGGCGATCCGCGCGCTGATCCGGCGGCGCGAGACGGAGTCCGAACTGCTGTCCGCCACCGCCGAGGAGATGGCGACCGCGTACGAGGCGGGGCTGCTGCGTGAGGAGCCCTCCCGGCTGGTCGAGGTGGCGTCCGGCGAGGGCGCCATCGCGGCACGCCTGGAGGAGATGTACGCGCGCGCAGAACACGAGGTGTGCCTTTTCGACACACCGCCGTATCTCGCCCCGGCCGGTCCGCAGGCGGATCTCCAGGCCGATCTGCTCAACCGCGGGATCGTCTCCCGCGGGATCTACGCGGCGACCGGCCTGGAGGATCCGAAGGTCCTGTCCCGCGCCTTGAGGATGGTCGAACTCGGCGAGCAGGCCCGGGTACTGCCTTCCGTGCCCCTCAAGCTGCTGGTGGTCGACGGATGCCGGGCGCTGCTGCCGCTGACCGCCTCCGTGGCCGGCGGCTACTGCGCCGTCGTGATCTGGCACTCGGCGGTGACCGAGGCCCTGCAGAAGCTCTTCGAGATGGCCTGGCAGCAGGCGACTCCGCTGGGCCAGGCGGCGGACGACAGTGAACTCTCCGAGAGCGAGAGGACGTTGACCCGGCTGCTGGCGGCCGGGATGAAGGACGAGGCGGTGGCTCGCCATCTGGGGGTGAGTCTGCGGACCCTGCGGCGGCGGGTGAGCGAGCTGCAGGAGCGGCTGGGGGCGGCGAGCAGGTTCCAGCTGGGGATGCGGGCTTCTCAACGCGGCTGGGTGTAGCCGCCGCGGCTCCAACGGGTCGAAGGGCCGTGCTCCGGCCGGGAGCGGGGCCCTCGCTCCGTCGGCTGCCGTGGCCGAAGGGTGCATTGGCACTCCCCGGCCACAGGAATCCCTTGAGTCGCGTTCCGCGCAACGCCCACTCTGATCCAAGGCTTCCGCCCACAAGGCCGGAAGTCTTTCCAGAGTTCAGGGGAGGAAGTCCACACATGCGAAGACTCCACGCCCTCTGGGCCGTGGCAGGAGCGGCCGGACTGCTCGCGGGGGCCATCGCCCCCGCGACGGCCGGCCCCCGGTCCCCGGTCCCCACGTCCCGCGCCACAAGCACACCGGACCTCACCCGATCGGGCGCCACGAGCACGCAGACCGTCACCCTCATCACCGGCGACACGGTTTCCGTCACCACGGGAGCGGACGGCAAGAACGCCGTCGACGTCCGGCGCGGCCAGGGCCGTGAGGCGGCCACCTTCCTGTCCAGCGAGAAGAACGGCGAGGTCAGCGTCCTGCCGGCGGACGCGATCCCGCTGGTCCGGGCGGGCCGCCTCGACCCGGCCCTGTTCAATGTCACCCAGCTGGTCAAGCAGGGCTACTCGGACGCGAAGACCGGCACCACCCCTGTCATCGCGACGTACAGCAAGGGCAGCGCGACCCCCGAGGGCGCGCGCCGGACGCTCGCGCTGCCCGGCATCGACGGTGCCGCGCTCAGCGCGAAGAAGTCCAGCGCCTTCTGGACGGACATCGCCCCTGCCCTGGGCACCGAGCCCACCGCGAAGGCCGCGAGGCAGCTCGGCGAGGGCATCGACAAGCTCTGGCTGGACGCCCAGGTGAAGGCGTCCCTCGATGTGAGCGTGCCGCAGATCGGCGCACCCGAGGTGTGGAGGTCGGGCTACGACGGCAAGGGCGTCAAGGTCGCCGTCCTGGACACCGGCGTGGACACCGGTCACCCGGATCTGGCCGGGAAGATCGCCGAGTCGACCAGCTTCGTGCCCGACCAGTCGGTGCAGGACGGCCACGGCCACGGCACCCATGTGGCGTCCACGATCGTCGGCTCCGGCGCGGCCTCGGACGGCAGGCTCAAGGGCGTCGCCCCGGGCGCGGAGCTATTGGTCGGCAAGGTGCTCGGCAACGACGGTCGCGGCCAGTCCTCGTGGATCATCGCGGGCATGGAGTGGGCGGCGCACTCCGGTGCGAAGATCGTCTCCATGTCGCTGGGCGGTACGGCGACCGGCGCGTCCGACGTGCTCAGTGAGACCGTCGACGAACTGTCCGCCTCCACCGGCACCCTCTTCGTGGTCGCGTCGGGCAACGCGGGCCCCTACGCGCAGTCGGTCGGCACCCCGGGCATCGCCGACTCGGCGCTGACGGTGGGCGCGGTCGACAAGTCCGACAAACTCGCGTCGTTCTCCAGCCGTGGCCCGCGCCTCGGCGACTTCGCGGTCAAGCCGGAGATCACCGCGCCGGGTGTCGGCATCGTGGCGGCCCGTGCGGCGGGCACCACCATGGGTACGCCGGTCGACGCCAACTACACGGCGGCGAACGGTACGTCGATGGCGACCCCGCATGTCGCGGGTGCCGCGGCGCTGGTCGCGCAGGCCCACCCCGACTGGACGGGCGAGCAGATCAAGCAGTCCCTGGCCAGTACGGCGAAGACGAACAAGGTCAACTCCGTGTTCGAGCAGGGAGACGGCCGGGTCGACGCCGTACGGGCGGTCGGGCAGGGCGTGTTCGCGACCTCGGCGCTGAGCTTCGGCCTGTTCGAGGACGGTGACACCGGAACCGTCGGCAAGGACATCACGTACACCAACACCACCGACAAGGCGGTGGAGTTGACGGTCTCGTCCACCCTCGCCGCGGCCGCCCCGGGCGCCGGAACCGTCACTGTTCCCGCCAAGGGCACCGCGACGGTCCCGGTCACGGTCGACCCGGCGGCGCAGGCCCAGGGCCGGTACACGGGCCACGTCACGGCGACCGCCGACGGCGTCGAGGTCACCACGGCCGTCGGCTTCGAGAAGGCACCGAAGACCCACGACCTCAAGGTCTCCCTCCTCGGCCGCGACGGCAAGGCGCCCACCGGGGGCTCGATCTACACGCTCATGGAGCTGAGCGGCGCCGTCCCCGACGAGTACGGTTTCCTCGGCACCGGCTGGACCTGGCAGGTCCCGGCCGGCACCTACGCCATCTCGACCTGGATCCCCGACCGTGACGCGGGCGGGACGGTCGTCGGCACCTCGGTCGTCACCAGCCCCGAGATCAAGGTGGGCGGGGACACGGAGGTCGTGCTCGACGCCCGCAAGGCGGTGGAGATCAAGCCGAGGACCAAGCAGAACTCCGAGTTCAAGGGCTTCAGCACCAATGTGCACCGCGAGGGGCCGGGCAACGCCTGGGGGCTCACCTACAGCCAGGGCTTCTGGACCGACCACGTCTATGTGACGCCGACCCCGCAGGTCACCATCGGAAGCCTGGAGTTCTCCGCCAAGTTCCGGCTGTACGAGAAGGAGTTGACGGCGAGCGTCACCGGCCCGGAGAAGACCGAGCTGTCCTCGCTCTACTACTCCCAGACGTACGAGGACTTCCCGTTGAAGATCAGCGGTGACCACAAGGTCCGGGCGGTGGACGCGGGCGGCGGTACCGAGGCCGACTTCGCGGGGCTCGACGTCAAGGGCAAGGTGGCGGTGGTCCGGGTCGGCGCCACGGACCGCGCGCAGAGCGCTCTGGACAACGCGACCAAGGCCGGTGCGGGTTACCTCATCGTGTACCGCGACAAGCCCGGTTTCTGGATCGAGGCCGTGGACCGCGCGACCACGGTCCCGCTGATGATCGCCACCGGCGAGGAGGGCGCCGAGCTCACCGGACTGCTGAAGACCGGCAAGAAGGTCACGCTGAAGCTGAGCGGCACACCGGTCAGTCCGTACGTCTACAACGTGCTCGTCGCGCAGAGCGGTTCCATCTCCGCGGATCAGACGTACAGCCTGGACAAGTCCAACACGGTGAAGCGGCACGCCCGTTACTACGGGGCGACGGCCGGCGAGATGGGCGCGGACGCCCTGTACACGTTCCGCCCCTGGCAGCTCTTCGGTATCGAGAGCAGCGTGTACACACAGCTGGGCACGGAGCGCGACGAGTACTACTACGTCGACCCCGACACCCGTACCTGGCACGTCGTCTACCCCAACTGGAACACGTTCAGGGGCCAGTGGAGCCCGCTGCGGACCTTCGACAAGGCGGGCACGGAGAAGACCACGGAGAACTGGCTGCGCCAGGTCATCCGCCCCGGGACCAGTGAGGAGTACGGCCTCTCCGAGCGCACCGGCGACAAACTCACCATGTCGGTGGCGGAGTTGACCGACTCCACGCCGGGCCACTACGGGTACATCGACGGCACCGACAGCACCGCCAAGGGCAAGCTCTACGCGGACGGGCAGTTGGTCGGCAACTCGGTGCTCGGCGGCTACGGCGTCTTCGACGTGCCGGCGGCCAAGGCCTCGTACCGCTTCGAGCTGGATGTGCAGCGGCGGGCGGAGTGGGCCAGGTACTCCACGAGCACGCACACCGAGTGGACGTTCGCCTCGGCGCACACCGACGCCGGGACGGCGCTGCCGGTGCTCACTGTCGGTATCGCCCCGAAGGGTCTCGACCTTCTCAACCGGGCCGAGCACAAGGGGGAGTTGGAGGTCGCGCTGCCCGTCGCCAACCAGTTGGGAAGCGTGAGGGCGAGCAGCCTCAAGGCCTGGGTCTCCTACGACGACGGCACCTCCTGGAAGGAGGTGAAGGTCAGCGGCGGCACGGCGCGGTTCAAGGCCGTGAAGGGCGCCGGGTCGGTGTCGCTGCGGGTACGGGCCGCCGACAAGGACGGCAACCGGATCGACCAGACGGTGCTGCGGGCGTTCGGCCTGAAGTGAGACGTCTGCGACGGTCGGGCCGCGCTCCCCACGGGAGCGCGGCCCTTCGCCGTTCGGCCTAGTTGCGGATCAGGTTGCGCAGCACGTACTGCATGATGCCGCCGTTGCGGTAGTAGTCGGCCTCACCGGGGGTGTCGATGCGGACGACCGCGTCGAAGTCGACGCCCGTGTCGGTGGTCACCTTGACCGTGCGCGGGGTGGTGCCGTTGTTCAGTTCCTCGACGCCGGTGAAGGAGAAGGTCTCCTCGCCGGTGAGGCCGAGGGACTCGGCGGTGACGCCCTCCGGGTACTGGAGCGGCAGCACGCCCATGCCGATGAGGTTCGAGCGGTGGATGCGCTCGTACGACTCGGCGATGACGGCCTTGACGCCCAGGAGCGCGGTGCCCTTGGCGGCCCAGTCGCGGGACGAGCCGGAGCCGTACTCCTTGCCGGACAGGATGACCAGCGGGATGCCCTGCTCGATGTAGTTGCGCGAGGCGTCGTAGATGAACGCCACGGGCGCGTCGGGCTGGGTGAAGTCGCGGGTGTAGCCGCCCTCGGTGCCCGGCGCGATCTGGTTGCGCAGGCGGATGTTGGCGAACGTGCCGCGGATCATCACCTCGTGGTTGCCACGGCGGGAGCCGTACGAGTTGAAGTCACGGCGCTCGACACCGTGCTCCGTGAGGTACTTGCCGCCGGGGGTGTCGGCCTTGATCGCGCCGGCCGGGGAGATGTGGTCGGTGGTGACCGAGTCGCCCAGCTTGGCGAGGACGCGGGCGCCGGCGATGTCCGAGACCGGGGTGGTCTCCATCGTCATGCCCTCGAAGTAGGGGGGCTTGCGCACGTAGGTGGACTGCGGGTCCCACTCGAAGGTGTTGCCCTCGGGGATCGACAGGGCCTGCCACTGGGCGTCGCCCGCGAAGACGTCGGAGTAGGACTTGGAGAACATGTCCTCGCCGATGGCGTTCGCCACGACGTCGTTGACCTCGGCCTCGGAGGGCCAGATGTCGGCCAGGAAGACCGGCTTGCCCTCCTGGTCCACACCCAGCGCGTCGCGCGTGATGTCCACCTTCATGGAACCCGCGAGGGCGTACGCGACGACCAGCGGCGGGGACGCCAGGTAGTTCATCTTGACGTCGGGGTTGATCCGGCCCTCGAAGTTGCGGTTGCCGGAGAGCACCGAAGTGACGGCCAGGTCGTGGTCGTTGACGGCCTTGGAGACCTCGTCCGGCAGCGGGCCGGAGTTGCCGATGCAGGTGGTGCAGCCGTAGCCGACGAGGTTGAAGCCGACCTTGTCGAGGTAGGGGGTGAGCCCCGCCTTGTCGAAGTAGTCGGTGACGACCTTGGAGCCCGGGGCGAGGGTGGTCTTGACCCACGGCTTGCGGGTCAGTCCCTTCTCCACGGCCTTCTTCGCGACGAGCGCGGCGGCGACCATGACGTACGGGTTCGAGGTGTTGGTGCAGGAGGTGATGGCCGCGACCGTCACCGCGCCGTGGTCGATCTCGTACGTCGAGCCGTCGGGGGCGGTCACGGTGACCGGGCTCGACGGGACGCCGTTCGGGGCGACGGCCGGGGAGTCGGAGGCCGGGAAGGACTCCTGGCCGGCCTCGTCGACGGAGTCGACGTAGTTGCGGACGTCGACCTTGAACTGCTCGGCGGCGTTCGCGAGGACGATGCGGTCCTGCGGGCGCTTCGGGCCGGCGATGGAGGGGACGACCGTCGAGAGGTCGAGCTCCAGCTTCTCGGAGAAGTCGGGCTCGGCGGCCGGGTCCAGCCAGAGGCCCTGCTCCTTGGCGTACGCCTCGACGAGCGCGAGCTGCTGCTCGGAGCGGCCGGTGAGCTTGAGGTACTTGATGGTCTCGCCGTCGATCGGGAAGACCGCGGCGGTGGAACCGAACTCCGGCGACATGTTGCCGATGGTGGCGCGGTTCGCGAGGGAGGTGGCGGCCACGCCCTCGCCGTAGAACTCGACGAACTTGCCGACGACACCGTGCTTGCGGAGCATCTCCGTGATGGTCAGCACGAGGTCGGTGGCGGTGGTGCCGGGCGTCAGCTCACCGGTGAGCTTGAAGCCGACGACGCGCGGGATGAGCATCGAGACGGGCTGGCCCAGCATCGCGGCCTCGGCCTCGATACCGCCGACGCCCCAGCCCAGCACACCGAGGCCGTTGACCATGGTGGTGTGGGAGTCGGTGCCGACCAGGGTGTCGGGGTACGCCTGGCCGCCCCGGACCATGACCGTACGGGCGAGGTGCTCGATGTTGACCTGGTGGACGATGCCGGTGCCGGGCGGGACGACCTTGAAGTCGTCGAACGCCGTCTGGCCCCAGCGAAGGAACTGGTAGCGCTCCTTGTTGCGGCCGTACTCCAGCTCGACGTTCTGCGCGAAGGCCTCGTTGGTGCCGAACTTGTCGGCGATGACGGAGTGGTCGATGACCATCTCGGCCGGGGAGAGCGGGTTGACCTTCGCCGGGTCGCCGCCGAGGGCCTTGACGGCCTCACGCATGGTGGCGAGGTCCACGACACAGGGCACGCCGGTGAAGTCCTGCATGATCACGCGGGCCGGCGTGAACTGGATCTCCTGGCTGGGCTGCGCCTGCGAGTCCCAGCCGCCGATGGCCCGGATGTGGTCGGCGGTGATGTTCGCGCCGTCCTCGGTGCGGAGCAGGTTCTCCAGCAGCACCTTCAGGCTGTACGGAAGGCGAGCCGAGCCTTCCACCTTGTCCAGCCGGAAGATCTCGTACGACTCGTCGCCCACGCTGAGCGTGCTACGGGCGTCGAAGCTGTTCGCCGACACGACAGTCTCCTTCATTGATGTGCGCGTTCCACCGCATCCTGCCGCCACGACGACTTGGCCGATCCGCTAAGGTAAGGCTAAGTTAGGTAAGCCTAAGTGGCAGAAATATCTCGATGTCGAGATAACTCTAGTGCATGGGTGGCGAATGGTCATGCCCGGCCGTCGTGTGATGTACCCATCACCGCGCCGATCCGGGGTAACCGGGCCCTATGACTCTCACGTTCCGCAAGAGCTTCCGGATCCTTCCCTGGCTCCGACTGAACATCAACAGGCGATCCATGTCGTTCACCACAGGCAGCAAGCACGGGCCGCGGCACACGCGCAGCACCACGGGACGCCGTACGACATCGATGAACCTGCCCGGACCTTTCGGGTGGCGGAAGACCCGCACGAAGAAGGACGACTGACCGGCCGTCACTCGAACGGATCCCACAAGGGGCGTCATCTCATATCTGAGATAACCTCAACCCCATGGCAGACGACTACCTCGTACGTATCGGCAAGCTCATCCGTGACGCCAGACAGCACCGGGGCTGGACACAGACGCAGCTCGCCGAGGCTCTCGGCACCAGTCAGAGCGCGGTCAACCGCATCGAGCGCGGCAATCAAAACATCAGCCTTGAGATGATCGCTCGAATCGGTGAAGCACTCGACAGCGAGATCGTCTCCCTGGGCTACGCGGGTCCGATGCACCTGCGCGTGGTCGGCGGTCGTCGGCTGTCCGGTTCCATCGACGTCAAGACCAGCAAGAACGCGTGTGTCGCGCTGCTGTGCGCCTCGCTCCTCAACAAGGGGCGCACAGTGCTGCGCCGCGTCGCCCGCATCGAAGAGGTGTACCGCCTGCTGGAGGTGCTCAACTCGATCGGCGTACGGGCGCGGTGGATCAACGACGGCGTCGACCTGGAGATCGTGCCGCCGGCCGAGCTGGACATGGCGGCCATCGACGCCGAGGCCGCCCGCCGGACCCGCTCGATCATCATGTTCCTCGGCCCGCTGCTGCACCGCCTGGACAGCTTCAGGCTGCCGTACGCGGGTGGCTGCGACCTCGGCACCCGGACCATCGAGCCGCACATGATCGCGCTGCGCCGGTTCGGGCTGGACATCGCGGCGACGGAGGGGCTCTACCACGCCCGCGTCGACCGTTCCGTCTCCCCCGGCCGCCCGATCGTGCTGACCGAGCGCGGGGACACCGTCACCGAGAACGCGCTGCTCGCCGCCGCCCGGCACGACGGCGTGACCGTCATCCGCAACGCGTCCTCCAACTACATGGTCCAGGACCTGTGCTTCTTCCTGGAGGCCCTCGGCGTCCGGGTCGAGGGCGTCGGCACGACGACGCTCACCGTGCACGGCGTACCGACCATCGACGTCGACGTGGACTACTCGCCCTCCGAGGACCCGGTCGAGGCCATGAGCCTGCTGACGGCGGCGGTCGTCACGGAGTCCGAACTGACCGTGCGCCGGGTGCCGATCGAGTTCCTGGAGATCGAGCTGGCGGTCCTGGAGGAGATGGGGCTCGACCACGACCGTACGCCCGAGTACTTCGCGGACAACGGCCGTACGCGGCTGGTCGACCTGACGGTCCGGCCCTCCAAGCTGGAGGCGCCGATCGACAAGATCCACCCGATGCCGTTCCCCGGCCTGAACATCGACAACGTGCCCTTCTTCGCGGCCATCGCGGCCTCGGCGCAGGGCCAGACCCTCATCCACGACTGGGTCTACGACAACCGCGCGATCTATCTGACCGACCTGAACCGCCTCGGCGGACGCCTCCAGCTCCTCGACCCGCACCGGGTGCTGGTCGAGGGCCCGACCCGCTGGCGGGCCGCCGAGATGATGTGCCCGCCCGCGCTGCGGCCCGCCGTGGTCGTCCTGCTCGCCATGATGGCGGCCGACGGCACGTCCGTACTGCGCAACGTCTACGTCATCAACCGCGGGTACGAGGACCTGGCGGAGCGGCTCAACTCGGTGGGGGCACAGATCGAGATCTTCCGGGACATCTGACGCAGGGGCGCGCGCCAGTTGCCGAGGAGGGTCTCCAGGGCCGCCTCGTTCGCGCGTAGTCGGCGTGGTCGGGGAACGCCTCGACGGCTCGGGCCCGCCACAGGGCCTCTCGTCCCCGGTCACCTCGCGTGCCGCCGTGTCCTGGCGCAGCGGGCCGTCCTGGAGCTCGACGCGGGGGTCGGCCACCGCGTTGTGGTACCAGACGGGGTGGGTGGGGGGCTCCTGTCATGGAGGCGACCACGGCGCAGGAGCCGCCGTGGTCCACCCGCATGACCGGGGTCTTGCGGCTCCTGCCGCTCCTCGCGCCCAGGGTGGCCAGGATGACGACGGGCAGGTCCCGGAGCCTCTCGTCCTCTTCCCGTGCGACGAGGACACCCGGCGTCGTCCCCCGCGTCGACAGCGGGCCCCTGCCAGAACCGCGGGTCGAGCACCCGGGTCATCGCTCACTGACCCGCCGGACGCACCTCTGCTCCGTGACCGCGGCGGTGGGTCACAGCGGTGTACGCAGTGAGGTGCGGCCGTCGCGCCAGGCGGTGAGGAGGTGGGTGCCCAGCCGGTTCTCGGTCCATTCGGTGGCGTCGACGCCGAAGGCGATGTCCTCGTCGAGAAAGGGCTCGGTTTCGAGGAGACCGCCGACGACGTCCCGGCGGACGATCTGTTCGTGGACCGCGTCGGCCTCGACGTGCTCGGCGTAGAAGCGGACGGCGGCAGGGCCCGCGCCGACGCGTCGCAGTCCGCGAGCGAGGCGTCGCGAGCCGGGCGACGAGGTCGTCTCCACGGCTGCGAAGTGGCCCACCAGCGCTCCGCGCAGCGCCCGGTGGAGTCCGAACAGGGACATCAGGTTGACGCTCGTCAGCATCTCCGCGCCGGCCGTGTCGACGTACCGTCCGTACGCGGTGTCCAGGCCCAGGTCCGCCATCAGGTCGGCGAACAGCCGGGCGTGGATGCGCTCGGGCCGTCCGGCGCCGAACTCGTCGTACTCCACGGCGACCATCGCGGCCTTCGCGCGTCCCGTCAGCCGCGGGATGACCCAGGCATGCGGATCTGCTTCCTTGAGGTGGTAGAGGGAGCGCTGGGCCGCGTACTCGCGGAACTGCCACAACTCTCCTTGTTCCATGAGGAAGTGGGAGGGTCCGTCGGCGTCGACGGGTTCCACGAGAAGGTCCGCGAGGGCCTCGTCGGCCGTTCTCGGCGGGCCGACGTCGGCGCGGAGCGCGGACAGGAAGCGGTGCTCCATCTCCGCCCTCAGCCGCAGCAGCCCGGGGTCCCACTCCCACGCGGGGTCGACGCCGGCGAAGCCGCGGTAGTGCAGTTCGTAGCAGAGGTGGAGCGCCAGTTGCAGATCGTCCCCGTAGGGGTCCGCGTGCGCCGCCGTCACCCGTTGCGACAGCGGCGTCCCGGCGGGCCTGGTCAGGGTCTGGCGGACCGTACGGGAGAGTTCGCCCCTGCTTCGTGGCAGCAGGGGGCCGGTGGTGTGGTCACGGGCGGCCGGTGCGGTGGTGGTCATACGGTCCGCCTCTTGACTCGGGCCCGGTGGCTGGTGTCGCACCAGGGGTAGGAGCGGCTGCGCCGGCACACGCAGAGCGCGACGACGAACCGGTCCGAACGCACGGTGCGCCCGTCGTCGAGCACGACCTCGACCGGCCCTTCGACGAGGATCGGCCCGTCGCTCGTCAGCGTGACGCGGTGCGACTGTTCAGCGGGTTCGTTCGGCACGGATGATCACCAGCTCTTCCTTCTCCTCGTCGGCGTCCACGAGACCCCGCTCCCGCAGCCACGCCCCACGCGAGCGGAGCACGGGCCCGAACGGCACGAGACACCGGTCGGTCACCCGGGCGTCGAGCCCCGACCGCTCCAGCATGGCCAGCGTCGGTGCGATACCGCACAGGGTGGAGTGCACGAGCAGCAGCACCCCGCCGGGACGCAGCGACGTGTGCGCCCTGCGGC
The DNA window shown above is from Streptomyces sp. NBC_01451 and carries:
- the acnA gene encoding aconitate hydratase AcnA — encoded protein: MSANSFDARSTLSVGDESYEIFRLDKVEGSARLPYSLKVLLENLLRTEDGANITADHIRAIGGWDSQAQPSQEIQFTPARVIMQDFTGVPCVVDLATMREAVKALGGDPAKVNPLSPAEMVIDHSVIADKFGTNEAFAQNVELEYGRNKERYQFLRWGQTAFDDFKVVPPGTGIVHQVNIEHLARTVMVRGGQAYPDTLVGTDSHTTMVNGLGVLGWGVGGIEAEAAMLGQPVSMLIPRVVGFKLTGELTPGTTATDLVLTITEMLRKHGVVGKFVEFYGEGVAATSLANRATIGNMSPEFGSTAAVFPIDGETIKYLKLTGRSEQQLALVEAYAKEQGLWLDPAAEPDFSEKLELDLSTVVPSIAGPKRPQDRIVLANAAEQFKVDVRNYVDSVDEAGQESFPASDSPAVAPNGVPSSPVTVTAPDGSTYEIDHGAVTVAAITSCTNTSNPYVMVAAALVAKKAVEKGLTRKPWVKTTLAPGSKVVTDYFDKAGLTPYLDKVGFNLVGYGCTTCIGNSGPLPDEVSKAVNDHDLAVTSVLSGNRNFEGRINPDVKMNYLASPPLVVAYALAGSMKVDITRDALGVDQEGKPVFLADIWPSEAEVNDVVANAIGEDMFSKSYSDVFAGDAQWQALSIPEGNTFEWDPQSTYVRKPPYFEGMTMETTPVSDIAGARVLAKLGDSVTTDHISPAGAIKADTPGGKYLTEHGVERRDFNSYGSRRGNHEVMIRGTFANIRLRNQIAPGTEGGYTRDFTQPDAPVAFIYDASRNYIEQGIPLVILSGKEYGSGSSRDWAAKGTALLGVKAVIAESYERIHRSNLIGMGVLPLQYPEGVTAESLGLTGEETFSFTGVEELNNGTTPRTVKVTTDTGVDFDAVVRIDTPGEADYYRNGGIMQYVLRNLIRN
- a CDS encoding DUF4236 domain-containing protein, whose product is MTLTFRKSFRILPWLRLNINRRSMSFTTGSKHGPRHTRSTTGRRTTSMNLPGPFGWRKTRTKKDD
- a CDS encoding S8 family peptidase, giving the protein MRRLHALWAVAGAAGLLAGAIAPATAGPRSPVPTSRATSTPDLTRSGATSTQTVTLITGDTVSVTTGADGKNAVDVRRGQGREAATFLSSEKNGEVSVLPADAIPLVRAGRLDPALFNVTQLVKQGYSDAKTGTTPVIATYSKGSATPEGARRTLALPGIDGAALSAKKSSAFWTDIAPALGTEPTAKAARQLGEGIDKLWLDAQVKASLDVSVPQIGAPEVWRSGYDGKGVKVAVLDTGVDTGHPDLAGKIAESTSFVPDQSVQDGHGHGTHVASTIVGSGAASDGRLKGVAPGAELLVGKVLGNDGRGQSSWIIAGMEWAAHSGAKIVSMSLGGTATGASDVLSETVDELSASTGTLFVVASGNAGPYAQSVGTPGIADSALTVGAVDKSDKLASFSSRGPRLGDFAVKPEITAPGVGIVAARAAGTTMGTPVDANYTAANGTSMATPHVAGAAALVAQAHPDWTGEQIKQSLASTAKTNKVNSVFEQGDGRVDAVRAVGQGVFATSALSFGLFEDGDTGTVGKDITYTNTTDKAVELTVSSTLAAAAPGAGTVTVPAKGTATVPVTVDPAAQAQGRYTGHVTATADGVEVTTAVGFEKAPKTHDLKVSLLGRDGKAPTGGSIYTLMELSGAVPDEYGFLGTGWTWQVPAGTYAISTWIPDRDAGGTVVGTSVVTSPEIKVGGDTEVVLDARKAVEIKPRTKQNSEFKGFSTNVHREGPGNAWGLTYSQGFWTDHVYVTPTPQVTIGSLEFSAKFRLYEKELTASVTGPEKTELSSLYYSQTYEDFPLKISGDHKVRAVDAGGGTEADFAGLDVKGKVAVVRVGATDRAQSALDNATKAGAGYLIVYRDKPGFWIEAVDRATTVPLMIATGEEGAELTGLLKTGKKVTLKLSGTPVSPYVYNVLVAQSGSISADQTYSLDKSNTVKRHARYYGATAGEMGADALYTFRPWQLFGIESSVYTQLGTERDEYYYVDPDTRTWHVVYPNWNTFRGQWSPLRTFDKAGTEKTTENWLRQVIRPGTSEEYGLSERTGDKLTMSVAELTDSTPGHYGYIDGTDSTAKGKLYADGQLVGNSVLGGYGVFDVPAAKASYRFELDVQRRAEWARYSTSTHTEWTFASAHTDAGTALPVLTVGIAPKGLDLLNRAEHKGELEVALPVANQLGSVRASSLKAWVSYDDGTSWKEVKVSGGTARFKAVKGAGSVSLRVRAADKDGNRIDQTVLRAFGLK